A stretch of Rhizobium glycinendophyticum DNA encodes these proteins:
- the ybeY gene encoding rRNA maturation RNase YbeY, protein MTQLDIQIAVEADGWTDETALEALASRVLGAAETYLAKVEGQPFPKQPTEVSLVFADDEMIREVNAEWRNKDKPTNVLSFPAFPLTPGKMPGPMLGDIIIARETVEREAVELEKSFEDHLTHLMVHGFLHLFGYDHIEMEDAEEMEALETRILAELGLSDPYAGQDPI, encoded by the coding sequence ATGACGCAACTGGACATACAGATCGCCGTCGAAGCTGACGGATGGACCGATGAGACGGCGCTGGAGGCCCTGGCCTCCCGCGTGCTCGGCGCGGCGGAAACCTATCTCGCCAAAGTCGAGGGACAGCCCTTTCCGAAACAGCCAACGGAAGTCTCTCTCGTCTTCGCCGATGACGAGATGATCCGCGAGGTCAATGCGGAATGGCGCAACAAGGACAAGCCGACCAACGTCCTGTCCTTTCCCGCCTTTCCGCTGACCCCCGGCAAGATGCCTGGCCCGATGCTCGGCGATATCATCATCGCCCGCGAGACGGTGGAGCGCGAGGCCGTCGAACTGGAGAAAAGTTTCGAGGATCATCTGACCCACTTGATGGTTCATGGATTCCTCCATCTTTTCGGTTACGACCACATCGAAATGGAAGACGCCGAGGAAATGGAAGCGCTGGAGACTCGCATTCTGGCGGAACTTGGCCTATCTGACCCCTATGCGGGGCAGGACCCCATCTGA
- a CDS encoding lysophospholipid acyltransferase family protein encodes MQSGEGLGFVNGLRIAVMAVVLLLVSLVLITLQLVALRFDWPLRRRLPRHWHRIALYCLGIRVHAHGTLDPRRPLMIAANHASWKDILVLGSLADVVFIAKTEVSSWPVFGTLARLQKTIFVVREEKRRTGDQVNEIAGRMADGEIVVLFPEGTTSDGNRVLSVKSSLFGAAAAALPKDAENAVVHVQPVAIAYTRIQGLPMGRYHRPIAGWPGDIGMIPHLLGVLRAGALDVDVTFGETVDFRPGDNRKSLASHVESRLRDMLLAHLRGRHRR; translated from the coding sequence ATGCAATCCGGTGAGGGCCTCGGCTTCGTCAACGGCCTGCGGATCGCCGTGATGGCGGTTGTTCTGCTGCTGGTCTCGCTGGTCCTCATTACGCTTCAGCTTGTGGCTCTGCGTTTCGATTGGCCCCTGCGCCGCCGCCTGCCGCGCCATTGGCACCGCATTGCCCTCTATTGCCTCGGCATCCGCGTTCATGCGCATGGGACTCTCGACCCGCGCCGTCCCCTGATGATCGCCGCCAACCATGCGTCATGGAAGGACATCCTCGTCCTCGGCTCGCTGGCGGACGTCGTCTTCATCGCCAAGACCGAAGTCTCCTCCTGGCCGGTCTTCGGCACGCTCGCCCGCCTGCAGAAGACGATCTTCGTCGTGCGCGAAGAAAAGCGTCGCACCGGTGATCAGGTGAACGAGATCGCCGGCCGCATGGCCGATGGTGAAATTGTCGTACTCTTCCCCGAGGGCACCACATCGGACGGCAACCGCGTGCTCTCCGTCAAGTCGTCCCTGTTCGGCGCGGCTGCCGCCGCCTTGCCGAAGGATGCGGAAAACGCCGTCGTCCATGTCCAGCCAGTGGCCATCGCCTATACCCGCATCCAGGGCCTGCCCATGGGCCGCTATCATCGCCCGATCGCTGGCTGGCCCGGTGATATCGGCATGATCCCCCATCTGCTCGGCGTCCTCAGGGCCGGCGCGCTGGATGTCGACGTCACCTTCGGCGAGACTGTCGACTTCCGCCCCGGCGACAACCGCAAGAGCCTCGCCAGCCATGTCGAGAGCCGCCTGCGCGACATGCTGCTGGCCCATCTGCGCGGCCGCCACCGGCGTTGA
- the lnt gene encoding apolipoprotein N-acyltransferase: MERLAGRILLLGGWRRAGLALFAGAIGALAMPPFGVFAAMFVSFTLLVWLLDGSTGNPERSGTLNLRAAFVTGWLFGLGYFVAGLWWLGNALLVDASGFAWAIPLAVLGLPAMLAIFYGFAAMLARLVWSDGMGRIAALAFGFGLAEWLRGTLATGFPWNAIGYAAMPVPLMMQSSYVLGLFGVTALSVFVFAAPALLGTRRGLVPGLLIAVLLSAAHLGYGGWRLSFAPPDTTEQRQISVRLVQPAIDQAQKMENSDRVGIFEKHLTLTSAPPAEGQKRPDVIVWPETSVPFILTENPDALVRIGDVLQDGQVLITGAVRAEERGAGLPPLYYNSIYMIDDKGQILSASDKVHLTPFGEYVPFEDVLRRFGVEELISLPGGFSPAASRSPLTLPSGISFYPLICYEAIFPGEIPPDLAGANAILNITNDAWFGATPGPYQHFLQSRLRAVERGVPLLRDANNGISAVIDAHGEVVDGLSLNASGALDTTLSIGSVPKWNNFDHNLNFWLILGSLGFVAFISSLGFIRRMN, translated from the coding sequence ATGGAACGATTGGCCGGCAGGATCTTGCTGCTCGGGGGATGGCGACGCGCAGGGCTCGCTCTCTTCGCGGGCGCGATCGGCGCTCTCGCCATGCCGCCATTCGGCGTCTTCGCGGCCATGTTCGTCTCCTTCACCCTGCTTGTCTGGCTTCTCGACGGCTCGACCGGTAACCCAGAACGCAGCGGGACCCTCAATCTGCGCGCCGCCTTCGTCACCGGCTGGCTCTTTGGCCTCGGCTATTTTGTCGCCGGCCTCTGGTGGTTGGGCAATGCGCTCCTGGTTGATGCTAGCGGCTTTGCCTGGGCAATCCCGCTCGCTGTCCTCGGTCTGCCGGCCATGCTCGCCATCTTCTACGGCTTCGCCGCCATGCTCGCCCGCCTCGTCTGGTCTGACGGCATGGGCCGGATCGCAGCTCTGGCCTTCGGCTTCGGCCTTGCGGAATGGTTGCGCGGCACGCTCGCCACTGGTTTTCCCTGGAACGCCATCGGTTATGCCGCCATGCCCGTGCCGCTGATGATGCAGTCGAGCTATGTGCTCGGCCTGTTCGGGGTTACTGCACTGTCTGTCTTCGTCTTTGCCGCGCCCGCTCTGCTCGGAACCCGCAGAGGCTTGGTGCCCGGCCTGCTGATCGCCGTGCTCCTCTCTGCAGCACATCTAGGATATGGCGGCTGGCGCCTCTCTTTCGCACCACCGGACACGACAGAGCAGAGGCAGATCAGCGTCCGCCTCGTTCAGCCGGCGATCGACCAGGCGCAAAAAATGGAGAATTCGGATCGCGTCGGCATCTTTGAGAAGCATCTAACGCTGACATCTGCGCCGCCGGCCGAAGGGCAAAAGAGACCGGACGTGATTGTCTGGCCGGAAACCTCCGTGCCCTTTATCCTGACTGAAAATCCGGACGCCCTGGTCCGCATCGGAGACGTGCTCCAGGATGGTCAGGTGCTGATTACCGGTGCGGTGCGTGCTGAGGAACGCGGCGCGGGCCTGCCGCCGCTCTACTATAATTCCATCTACATGATCGACGACAAGGGCCAGATCCTGTCGGCCAGCGACAAGGTGCATCTGACGCCGTTCGGCGAATATGTGCCCTTCGAGGATGTGCTCCGCCGCTTCGGCGTCGAAGAGCTGATCAGCCTGCCCGGTGGCTTCTCGCCGGCAGCCAGCCGGTCGCCGCTCACTCTTCCCTCGGGCATCTCCTTCTACCCGCTGATCTGCTACGAGGCGATCTTTCCCGGCGAAATTCCGCCGGATTTGGCAGGTGCAAACGCCATCCTCAACATCACCAATGACGCCTGGTTCGGCGCAACGCCTGGCCCCTACCAGCACTTCCTGCAGTCCCGCTTGCGGGCGGTGGAGCGCGGTGTTCCGCTCTTGCGTGATGCCAATAACGGTATTTCTGCCGTGATTGATGCGCATGGTGAGGTTGTCGACGGGCTTTCTCTAAACGCATCAGGCGCACTCGATACAACCCTGAGCATAGGTTCTGTCCCGAAATGGAACAATTTTGACCACAACCTAAACTTTTGGTTGATCCTAGGAAGTCTTGGTTTCGTGGCCTTCATTTCTAGTCTGGGTTTTATTAGGCGAATGAATTGA
- a CDS encoding PhoH family protein gives MNATEVVSSPSRHIKTAATDANHFILTFENNRLASELFGQFDQHLKLLEQRLQIEARARGNSVAITGELQATNQARRALDFLYARLQSGGSVEASDVEGAIRMAVAADDQLSLPTLERKARLSMAQISTRKKTIAARTPTQDAYMRALERAELVFGVGPAGTGKTYLAVAHAAQLLERGVVDKIILSRPAVEAGERLGFLPGDMKDKVDPYLRPLYDALYDMIPGDKVERAITAGVIEIAPLAFMRGRTLANAAIILDEAQNTTSMQMKMFLTRLGENGRMIITGDPSQVDLPRGVTSGLVEALQVLKGVEGVSVVRFKDTDVVRHPLVGRIVQAYDAKYKVQDESEQAES, from the coding sequence TTGAACGCAACAGAAGTGGTTTCTTCACCCTCGCGCCACATCAAAACCGCTGCGACCGACGCCAATCACTTCATCTTGACGTTCGAGAACAACAGGCTGGCGAGCGAACTCTTCGGCCAGTTCGACCAGCATCTGAAGCTGCTCGAACAGCGGCTGCAGATCGAAGCCCGGGCCCGCGGCAATTCCGTGGCGATCACCGGTGAACTGCAGGCGACCAACCAGGCCCGCCGGGCACTCGATTTCCTCTATGCCCGTCTGCAGAGCGGCGGTTCGGTCGAAGCCTCCGACGTCGAGGGTGCGATCCGCATGGCGGTCGCTGCCGACGATCAGCTGAGCCTGCCGACGCTCGAGCGCAAGGCCCGCCTGTCCATGGCGCAGATCTCCACCCGCAAGAAGACCATCGCCGCCCGCACCCCGACCCAGGACGCCTATATGCGCGCGCTGGAACGGGCCGAGCTGGTCTTCGGCGTCGGTCCCGCCGGCACGGGCAAGACCTATCTCGCGGTCGCCCATGCTGCCCAGCTTCTCGAGCGCGGCGTTGTCGACAAGATCATCCTGTCGCGCCCGGCCGTGGAAGCCGGCGAACGTCTCGGCTTCCTGCCCGGCGATATGAAGGACAAGGTCGATCCTTATCTGCGCCCGCTTTACGACGCGCTCTACGACATGATCCCCGGTGACAAGGTCGAGCGCGCCATCACCGCCGGCGTCATCGAAATCGCGCCGCTCGCCTTCATGCGCGGTCGCACGCTCGCCAATGCCGCGATCATTCTCGATGAGGCCCAGAACACCACCTCGATGCAGATGAAGATGTTCCTGACCCGCCTCGGCGAGAACGGGCGCATGATCATCACCGGCGACCCGAGCCAGGTCGACCTGCCACGCGGTGTCACCTCCGGCCTGGTCGAGGCCCTGCAGGTGCTGAAGGGTGTGGAAGGCGTCTCGGTCGTACGCTTCAAGGATACCGACGTTGTGCGCCATCCGCTGGTCGGCCGCATCGTTCAGGCCTATGACGCCAAGTACAAGGTACAGGATGAAAGCGAGCAGGCCGAATCCTGA
- the trmB gene encoding tRNA (guanosine(46)-N7)-methyltransferase TrmB produces MTDAERKTRSTEAFFGRRKGKPLREQQVGRMETILPELKVDLNSAVPADLKSLFPLPVEKIRLEIGFGGGEHLVHRARTNPSTGFIGVEPFVNSMAKLLAVVEAEGLKNIRVYDDDATQLLDWLPEGQIDQIDLLYADPWPKKRHWKRRFVSQVNLERFHKVLKPGGTFCFASDIDTYVNWTLQHCRDHGGFEWTARNSTDWLTPYDGWPGTRYEAKARREGRSSAYLTFIRR; encoded by the coding sequence ATGACGGACGCGGAACGCAAGACGAGGTCGACCGAAGCCTTCTTCGGTCGACGCAAGGGCAAACCGTTGCGCGAGCAGCAGGTTGGGCGCATGGAAACCATCCTGCCCGAGCTCAAGGTTGACCTGAACTCTGCCGTCCCTGCTGACCTCAAATCGCTCTTTCCCTTGCCCGTGGAGAAGATCCGCCTCGAAATCGGCTTCGGCGGTGGCGAGCACCTCGTTCACCGAGCCCGCACCAACCCGTCGACCGGCTTCATCGGGGTCGAGCCCTTCGTCAACTCCATGGCAAAGCTCTTGGCCGTCGTGGAGGCTGAAGGTCTGAAGAACATCCGGGTCTACGACGACGACGCGACGCAGTTGCTCGATTGGCTGCCGGAAGGCCAGATCGACCAGATCGATCTGCTTTATGCCGATCCCTGGCCGAAGAAGCGCCACTGGAAGCGGCGTTTCGTCTCCCAGGTCAATCTCGAACGTTTCCATAAGGTCTTGAAACCGGGCGGCACCTTCTGCTTCGCCTCCGATATCGACACCTATGTCAATTGGACGCTGCAGCATTGCCGCGATCACGGGGGCTTCGAATGGACGGCGCGCAATTCGACCGACTGGCTGACGCCCTATGACGGCTGGCCGGGCACGCGCTACGAGGCCAAGGCCCGCCGCGAAGGCCGTTCCTCGGCCTATCTCACCTTCATCCGGCGCTGA
- a CDS encoding helix-turn-helix domain-containing protein produces MIENKKKPNPIDIHVGSRIRLRRTMLGMSQEKLGESLGITFQQIQKYEKGTNRVGASRLQNISNILTVPVSFFFEDAPGEHASSSTGMAEASSSNYVVDFLSSSEGLQLNRAFVKITDPKVRRKIVDLVKALGAEADTE; encoded by the coding sequence ATGATCGAGAACAAGAAGAAGCCGAACCCGATTGACATCCACGTGGGTAGTCGGATTCGCCTTCGTCGCACGATGCTTGGCATGAGCCAGGAGAAGCTTGGTGAAAGCCTCGGCATCACATTCCAGCAGATTCAGAAATACGAGAAGGGGACCAACCGTGTTGGTGCAAGCCGCCTCCAGAATATTTCGAATATTCTGACCGTCCCGGTTTCCTTCTTCTTTGAAGACGCGCCGGGCGAACACGCATCGTCTTCAACCGGCATGGCCGAAGCCTCAAGCTCCAACTACGTTGTGGACTTCCTGTCCTCCTCCGAGGGCCTGCAGCTCAACCGCGCTTTTGTCAAGATTACCGACCCCAAGGTCCGCCGTAAGATCGTCGATCTCGTCAAGGCTCTCGGAGCCGAAGCGGATACTGAGTGA
- a CDS encoding Hsp20 family protein, with the protein MSRSRLPAEGLIITFSLAEGVPLRRPRGSDGYPPYDIERLPSDKGQDRLRITLAVAGFGEDELDVTIEGGQLSITGKQAEREEQDFLFRGIAARQFQRVFGLEDGMEVTGASLRNGLLSIDIIRMAPVHLVRKINISAAE; encoded by the coding sequence ATGAGCCGAAGCCGACTTCCCGCCGAGGGGTTGATCATCACCTTCAGTCTCGCCGAGGGCGTTCCGCTCCGGCGGCCACGCGGAAGCGACGGCTATCCGCCGTATGACATCGAACGCCTGCCCTCCGACAAGGGACAGGACCGGCTGCGAATCACGCTTGCGGTCGCGGGCTTCGGCGAGGACGAACTGGACGTGACGATCGAGGGCGGGCAGCTTTCGATCACCGGCAAGCAGGCCGAACGGGAAGAGCAGGATTTTCTCTTCCGCGGCATCGCGGCACGCCAGTTTCAAAGGGTTTTCGGGCTGGAAGACGGCATGGAAGTGACGGGCGCCAGCCTGCGCAACGGACTGCTCTCGATCGACATCATCCGCATGGCACCGGTCCATCTGGTACGGAAAATTAACATCTCGGCCGCAGAATGA
- a CDS encoding GNAT family N-acetyltransferase — protein MRDSLFYRQPEFEIVEMVPDHCRAVAELHAQRFPRAWGDGEFLSLLLQPNTFGFAAWQTNTLIFKAPLSGFVLAREVAGEAEILTIAVGEKVGRFGLGWRLMQAATREAKNRGGEAIFLEVDDGNAPALGLYRKLGFETVGERPAYYTDDSGRRTSALVMRRDLR, from the coding sequence ATGCGCGACAGCCTGTTCTACCGCCAGCCCGAATTCGAAATCGTAGAAATGGTGCCGGATCACTGCCGCGCCGTCGCCGAACTCCACGCCCAGCGCTTTCCCCGCGCCTGGGGCGATGGTGAGTTTTTAAGCCTGCTGCTTCAGCCCAACACCTTCGGTTTCGCTGCCTGGCAGACGAACACGCTGATCTTCAAGGCGCCGCTCTCGGGTTTCGTGCTCGCCCGCGAAGTTGCCGGTGAAGCCGAGATCCTGACCATCGCGGTCGGCGAAAAGGTCGGCCGTTTCGGTCTTGGCTGGCGCCTGATGCAGGCCGCCACCCGTGAGGCGAAAAATCGCGGCGGCGAGGCCATCTTCCTTGAAGTCGATGATGGCAATGCCCCGGCCTTGGGTCTCTACCGCAAGCTCGGTTTCGAGACGGTGGGCGAACGCCCCGCCTATTACACCGACGACAGTGGTCGCCGGACCTCCGCGCTTGTCATGCGCCGCGATCTTCGCTAA
- a CDS encoding DUF1150 family protein encodes MLLKEASARLTQSELAHLGAGEVGYIRKMKSDEVTRCFPEAPEIDPTLDLWALFAADGTPILLTDNRSSTFFKAAEDDLKTVSLH; translated from the coding sequence ATGTTACTGAAAGAAGCTTCAGCGCGCCTGACGCAATCCGAACTGGCTCATCTCGGAGCCGGCGAAGTGGGCTATATTCGCAAGATGAAATCCGACGAGGTGACGCGCTGTTTTCCCGAAGCGCCGGAGATCGACCCGACGCTCGATCTGTGGGCCCTGTTTGCCGCCGACGGCACGCCGATCCTTTTGACCGACAATCGCTCGAGCACCTTTTTCAAGGCGGCCGAGGACGATCTGAAGACCGTTTCGCTGCACTGA
- a CDS encoding nucleoside hydrolase encodes MTDPRKIIIDTDPGQDDAAALMLAFASPDELNLLGITTVAGNVPLSYTSRNARIVCELCGQQDRAVYEGAERPMVRPLVTAEHVHGKTGLDGAVLPEPTMKVQPQHGVDFIIDTIRREPEGSVTLCTLGPLTNIGLALQKAPDIAPRVKELVMMGGGFFEGGNITPAAEFNIYVDPHAAAAVVGSGIPVTMMPLDVTHQLMTTKARVARIAEIGTRPAATMVEWLQFFERFDEEKYGSDGGPLHDPTVIAYLLKPELFSGRHCNVEIELQSELTVGMTVVDWWRVSGRKPNVQVMRNVDADGFFDLLIERFARL; translated from the coding sequence ATGACAGACCCCCGCAAAATCATTATCGACACGGATCCCGGCCAGGACGATGCAGCGGCCCTCATGCTCGCCTTTGCAAGCCCGGACGAACTGAACCTTCTCGGCATCACGACGGTCGCCGGCAATGTGCCGCTCTCCTATACGAGCCGCAACGCCCGTATCGTCTGCGAACTCTGCGGCCAGCAGGATCGCGCCGTCTATGAAGGCGCCGAGCGGCCGATGGTACGCCCCCTTGTCACCGCCGAGCATGTGCATGGCAAGACCGGCCTCGACGGCGCGGTCCTGCCGGAACCGACGATGAAGGTGCAACCGCAGCACGGGGTCGATTTCATCATCGATACCATCCGCCGCGAGCCGGAAGGATCCGTCACGCTCTGCACGCTCGGCCCGCTCACCAATATCGGGCTCGCTCTCCAGAAGGCACCGGACATCGCGCCCCGCGTGAAGGAACTGGTGATGATGGGCGGCGGCTTCTTCGAAGGCGGCAACATTACGCCTGCCGCCGAATTCAACATTTACGTCGATCCCCATGCCGCAGCCGCTGTCGTCGGTTCCGGCATCCCCGTCACCATGATGCCGCTCGACGTCACCCACCAGTTGATGACCACCAAGGCCCGCGTCGCCCGCATCGCCGAAATCGGCACCAGGCCGGCCGCAACCATGGTCGAATGGCTGCAGTTCTTCGAACGCTTCGACGAGGAGAAATACGGGTCTGACGGTGGTCCGCTGCATGATCCGACTGTCATCGCTTACCTTCTGAAGCCGGAACTCTTCAGCGGACGCCACTGCAACGTCGAGATCGAGCTGCAATCCGAACTGACGGTCGGCATGACCGTCGTCGATTGGTGGCGCGTGTCCGGCCGCAAGCCGAACGTCCAGGTCATGCGCAACGTCGATGCCGACGGCTTCTTCGACCTGCTCATCGAGCGTTTCGCCCGTCTCTGA
- a CDS encoding Fur family transcriptional regulator, producing MNDAMKSLEALCAERGMRMTEQRRVIARILEDSDDHPDVEELYRRSSKIDAKISISTVYRTVKLFEDAGIIERHDFRDGRSRYETVPEEHHDHLIDLKTGTVVEFHSPEIEALQERIAREHGFRLVGHRLELYGIPLSKDEK from the coding sequence ATGAACGATGCCATGAAATCGCTGGAAGCGCTGTGTGCCGAACGCGGCATGCGCATGACCGAACAGCGCCGTGTCATCGCCCGTATCCTGGAGGATTCCGACGATCACCCCGATGTCGAAGAACTCTATCGTCGCTCCTCAAAAATCGACGCCAAGATCTCCATCTCGACGGTATATCGCACAGTCAAACTCTTCGAAGACGCCGGCATCATTGAGCGCCACGATTTCCGCGACGGTCGGTCCCGCTATGAAACGGTCCCCGAAGAGCACCACGATCACCTGATCGATCTGAAGACCGGCACCGTCGTTGAATTCCATTCGCCGGAAATCGAGGCTCTGCAGGAACGCATCGCCCGCGAACACGGCTTCCGCCTCGTCGGCCATCGCCTGGAGCTTTACGGAATCCCCCTGTCGAAGGACGAGAAATAG
- the metK gene encoding methionine adenosyltransferase, whose translation MRANYLFTSESVSEGHPDKVCDRISDEIVDLVYREAAKTGVDPWTVRIACETLATTNRVVIAGEVRLPPSLMKTDKNGNEVINPAKFKSAARKAIRDIGYEQDGFHWKTAKIDVLLHSQSAHIAQGVDKAADSSNSEGAGDQGIMFGYACKETPDLMPAPIYYSHKILQLLSAARKKGEGDVGKLGPDAKSQVTVRYVDGKPAEVASIVLSTQHLDESWDSKKVRQVVEPFIKEALGELKIADDCAWYINPTGKFVIGGPDGDAGLTGRKIIVDTYGGAAPHGGGAFSGKDTTKVDRSAAYAARYLAKNVVAAGFADRCTIQISYAIGIAQPLSIYVDLHGTGKVTEDEVEAALRKVMDLSPSGIRRHLDLNKPIYAKTSAYGHFGRKAGRDGSFSWEKLDLVKPLKDALKA comes from the coding sequence ATGCGCGCCAACTATCTCTTCACCAGCGAATCCGTATCCGAAGGTCATCCGGACAAGGTTTGTGACCGCATTTCCGACGAGATCGTCGATCTCGTCTACCGGGAAGCGGCCAAGACCGGGGTTGATCCCTGGACGGTGCGCATCGCCTGCGAAACCCTCGCCACCACCAATCGCGTCGTCATTGCCGGTGAAGTCCGCCTGCCGCCGAGCCTGATGAAGACCGACAAGAACGGCAACGAGGTTATCAACCCTGCCAAGTTCAAGTCCGCCGCCCGCAAAGCGATCCGCGATATCGGCTACGAGCAAGACGGCTTCCACTGGAAAACCGCCAAGATCGACGTGCTCTTGCACTCCCAGTCCGCTCACATCGCTCAGGGCGTCGACAAGGCAGCCGATAGCTCCAACAGTGAAGGCGCCGGCGACCAGGGCATCATGTTCGGTTACGCCTGCAAGGAAACGCCCGACCTTATGCCGGCGCCGATCTATTATTCCCACAAGATCCTGCAGTTGCTCTCCGCCGCCCGCAAGAAGGGCGAAGGCGACGTCGGCAAGCTCGGCCCCGACGCCAAGAGCCAGGTCACGGTCCGCTACGTCGACGGCAAGCCTGCCGAGGTCGCTTCGATCGTCCTCTCGACCCAGCATCTCGACGAGAGCTGGGATTCCAAGAAGGTCCGCCAGGTCGTCGAACCCTTCATCAAGGAAGCCCTGGGCGAGTTGAAGATCGCCGACGACTGCGCCTGGTACATCAACCCCACCGGCAAGTTCGTCATCGGCGGCCCGGATGGTGACGCAGGCCTCACCGGCCGCAAGATCATCGTCGACACCTATGGCGGTGCAGCTCCTCATGGCGGCGGTGCCTTCTCCGGCAAGGACACGACCAAGGTCGACCGTTCTGCCGCCTATGCCGCGCGTTACCTCGCAAAGAACGTCGTCGCCGCCGGTTTCGCCGACCGCTGCACGATCCAGATCTCTTATGCCATCGGTATCGCCCAGCCGCTGTCGATCTATGTCGATTTGCACGGCACCGGCAAGGTCACCGAGGACGAGGTCGAGGCCGCGCTTCGCAAGGTCATGGATTTGTCCCCGTCGGGCATCCGCCGCCATCTTGACCTGAACAAGCCGATCTATGCTAAGACGTCCGCCTATGGCCATTTCGGCCGCAAGGCTGGCCGCGACGGCTCTTTCTCCTGGGAGAAGCTCGATCTGGTCAAGCCGCTCAAGGACGCTCTCAAGGCTTGA
- the miaB gene encoding tRNA (N6-isopentenyl adenosine(37)-C2)-methylthiotransferase MiaB, whose amino-acid sequence MTQDILDLPTQQAPGANTRKVFIKTYGCQMNVYDSGRMADALAADGYAPTEVMEEADLVLLNTCHIREKAAEKVYSALGRLREHKKARAAEGKEFMIGVAGCVAQAEGEEISRREPAVDVVLGPQTYHRLPQALQKARLGERVVDTEYALEDKFEHLPDPTKVIGKPRSVTAFLTVQEGCDKFCTFCVVPYTRGSEVSRPLSQLLTEARKLVDSGVRELTLLGQNVNAWHGEDEKGRAIGLGDLLYRLAEIPGLARLRYTTSHPRDMDDRLIEAHRDLRMLMPYLHLPVQSGSDRILKAMNRRHKASEYVALIERIRSVRPDIALSGDFIVGFPGETDQDFEDTMNLVRTVNYAQAYSFKYSTRPGTPGADLPDQVAEDVKTERLARLQALLLEQQQAFMQSLVGRQMDVLLEKPGRMPGQLIGRSPWLQSVNLDAKSSQIGDIIQVRITAAGPNSLFAEVAEG is encoded by the coding sequence ATGACCCAGGACATCCTCGACTTGCCGACCCAACAGGCGCCGGGCGCCAACACGCGCAAGGTCTTCATCAAGACCTATGGCTGCCAGATGAACGTCTATGACAGCGGCCGCATGGCCGATGCCCTGGCGGCCGATGGTTATGCCCCGACCGAAGTCATGGAAGAGGCCGACCTCGTTCTGCTCAACACCTGTCACATCCGCGAAAAGGCAGCCGAAAAGGTCTATTCCGCCCTCGGTCGCCTGCGCGAGCACAAGAAGGCCCGTGCCGCCGAAGGCAAGGAATTCATGATCGGCGTCGCCGGCTGCGTCGCCCAGGCCGAAGGCGAGGAAATCTCCCGCCGCGAACCCGCCGTCGATGTCGTGCTCGGTCCCCAGACCTATCACCGCCTGCCGCAGGCCTTGCAGAAGGCGCGTTTGGGCGAGCGTGTGGTCGATACGGAATATGCCCTCGAAGACAAGTTCGAGCATCTGCCCGATCCGACCAAGGTCATCGGCAAACCCCGTTCCGTCACCGCCTTCCTCACCGTCCAGGAAGGCTGCGACAAGTTCTGCACTTTCTGCGTGGTGCCCTATACCCGCGGCTCGGAAGTCTCCCGCCCGCTCTCCCAGCTTCTGACGGAAGCCCGCAAACTGGTCGATTCAGGCGTGCGCGAACTCACCCTGCTCGGCCAGAACGTCAATGCCTGGCACGGCGAGGATGAGAAGGGCAGGGCGATCGGCCTTGGCGATCTTCTCTATCGGCTGGCCGAAATTCCCGGCCTCGCCCGCCTGCGCTACACCACCAGCCATCCGCGCGACATGGACGACCGCCTGATCGAGGCGCATCGCGATCTGCGCATGCTGATGCCCTATCTGCATCTGCCGGTGCAGTCGGGCTCCGACCGCATCCTCAAGGCGATGAACCGCCGCCACAAGGCCTCCGAATACGTCGCCCTGATCGAGCGCATCCGCTCCGTCCGCCCCGATATCGCGCTCTCGGGCGATTTCATCGTCGGCTTCCCCGGCGAAACGGACCAGGATTTCGAAGACACGATGAATTTGGTGCGCACAGTGAACTATGCGCAGGCTTATTCGTTTAAGTACTCAACCCGTCCCGGAACGCCCGGCGCCGATCTGCCCGATCAGGTCGCCGAGGACGTGAAGACCGAACGCCTGGCGCGCCTCCAGGCATTGCTGCTCGAACAGCAGCAGGCCTTCATGCAATCCCTGGTCGGGCGCCAGATGGATGTGCTCCTTGAGAAGCCTGGCCGCATGCCCGGCCAGTTGATTGGACGCTCCCCCTGGCTGCAGTCTGTGAATCTTGATGCAAAGTCATCGCAAATCGGTGACATTATACAGGTACGAATCACCGCAGCCGGCCCAAACAGCTTGTTTGCCGAGGTGGCAGAGGGTTAG